A single window of Oxyura jamaicensis isolate SHBP4307 breed ruddy duck chromosome 3, BPBGC_Ojam_1.0, whole genome shotgun sequence DNA harbors:
- the XPO5 gene encoding exportin-5 isoform X3, giving the protein MSAEQVSGLCEQLVKAVTVIMDPASTQRYRLEALKFCEEFKEKCPICVPCGLKLAEKTQTAIVRHFGLQILEHVVKFRWNNMPRLEKVYLKNNVMGLISNGTQSILEEESHIKDVLSRIVVEMIKREWPQHWPDMLKELDTLSKQGETQTELVMFILLRLAEDVVTFQTLPTQRRRDIQQTLTQNMEKIFSFLLTALQQNVNKYRRMKTDLAQEPKAQANCRVGIAALNTLAGYIDWVALSHITADNCKLLEMLCLLLNEPELQIGAAECLLIAVSRKGKLEDRKPLMVLFGDVAMHYILSAAQTADGEGLVEKHYVFLKRLCQVLCALGSQLCALLGSDSDVETPANFGKYLDSFLAFTTHPSQFLRSSTQITWGALFRHEVLSRDPLLLAMIPKYLRASMTNLVKVGFPSKADSPSCEYSRFDFDSDEDFNAFFNSFRAQQGEVMRMACRLDPRTGFQMAGEWLKYQLTAPVDTGPMNSKTGEGLCSIFSPSFVQWDAMTFFSESVISQMFRTLDKDEIPVNDGIDLLQLVLNFETKDPLILSCVLTNVSALFPFVTYRPEYLPQVLSKLFASVTFEVVEESKFVVSVQAPRTRAVKNVRRHACSSIIKMCRDYSQLVLPNFEMLYNHVKQLLSNELLLTQMEKCALMEALVLISNQFKDYERQKAFLEELMAPVAGLWLSAEMQRVLSDPEAFISYVGADNKIADPVLEDPSGLNRSRISFCVYTILGVVKRARWPAAMEEAKAGGFLVGFMPSGTPIYRNPCTEQVLKLFDNLLALIRTHNNLYMPEMVAKLGETFAKALDMLEVEKNAILGLPQPLLELYDSPVYKTVLERMQGFFCTLYDNCFHILGNAGPSMQQDFYTVEGLATQLLSSAFTNLNNIPDYRLRPMLRVFVKPLVLSCPPEYYETLVCPMLGPLFTYLHVRLSQKWQVINQRSMLCEDDAADDNPESQEMLEEQLVRLLTREVMDLITVCCVSKKGAEHNSAVAADGDDDEAMATEVAPPASAELTELGKCLTKQEDVCTALLVTAYTSLSWKDTLSCQRTTTQLCWPLLKQVLSGNLLPDAVSWFFTSVLKGLQTHGQHDGCMAALVHLAFQIYEALRPRYAELKAVMEQIPDIQKDSLEQFDSKLLNPALQKVADKRRKDHFKRLITGCIGKPLGEQFRKDVHIRNLPSLFKKVKPSLETDVLENEDGESLNTLFEP; this is encoded by the exons ATGTCGGCCGAGCAGGTGAGCGGCCTGTGCGAGCAGCTGGTGAAGGCCGTGACGGTGATCATGGACCCGGCCTCCACACAGCGCTACCGCCTGGAGGCGCTCAAG TTCTGCGAGGAGTTCAAGGAGAAGTGTCCCATCTGCGTGCCCTGCGGGCTGAAGCTGGCCGAGAAGACGCAGACGGCCATCGTCCGGCACTTCGGCCTGCAGATCCTGGAGCATGTGGTCAA GTTCCGCTGGAACAATATGCCTCGCCTGGAAAAGGTTTATCTAAAGAACAACGTCATGGGCCTCATATCCAAT GGAACTCAAAGTATTCTAGAGGAGGAAAGTCACATTAAGGATGTTCTGTCTCGCATCGTGGTGGAGATGATCAAGCGTGAATGGCCTCAGCACTGGCCTGACATGCTAAAGGAGCTGGATACCCTCTCCAAGCAAGGG GAAACTCAGACAGAACTGGTGATGTTCATCCTCCTACGTTTGGCAGAGGACGTGGTGACTTTCCAAACGCTGCCTACCCAGCGGCGACGAGATATCCAGCAAACCCTCACCCAGAACATGGAGAAGATCTTCAGCTTCCTACTAACTGCCCTGCAGCAGAATGTCAACAAGTACAGGCGCATG aaGACCGATCTGGCTCAGGAACCAAAG GCCCAGGCAAACTGCCGCGTGGGGATAGCAGCACTCAACACGCTGGCTGGCTACATTGACTGGGTGGCCCTGAGCCACATCACGGCAGACAACTGCAAGCTCTTGGAGATGTTGTGTCTGCTCCTAAATGAGCCTGAGCTCCAAATAGGAGCAGCAGAGTGTCTCCTAATTGCTGTCAGCAGGAAA GGGAAGCTGGAGGATCGGAAACCTCTGATGGTCTTGTTTGGAGATGTTGCCATGCACTACATTCTCTCTGCTGCTCA GACGGCAGATGGAGAAGGCCTGGTGGAGAAGCACTATGTTTTCTTGAAGAGACTTTGCCAAGTTTTGTGCGCATTGGGCAGCCAGCTGTGTGCATTGCTA GGCTCAGATTCTGATGTGGAAACACCTGCCAACTTTGGAAAATACCTTGACTCATTTTTAGCCTTCACAACCCACCCCAGCCAG TTTCTGCGATCCTCCACTCAGATCACGTGGGGAGCCCTTTTTCGGCACGAGGTTCTGTCTCGCGACCCCTTGTTGCTGGCGATGATCCCCAAGTACCTTCGTGCATCTATGACCAACCTCGTGAAG GTGGGCTTTCCCTCTAAAGCAGACAGCCCCAGTTGTGAATACTCTCGCTTTGATTTTGACAGCGACGAGGACTTCAATGCCTTCTTCAACT CTTTCCGAGCCCAGCAGGGGGAGGTGATGAGGATGGCTTGTCGTCTGGACCCTCGAACTGGCTTCCAAATGGCTGGTGAATGGCTGAAGTACCAGCTCACAGCTCCTGTTGATACCGGACCCATGAACT ctAAGACGGGTGAAGGTCTCTGCTCCATCTTCTCCCCATCCTTTGTGCAGTGGGATGCCATGACCTTCTTCTCAGAGAGTGTCATCAGCCAGATGTTTCGAACCCTGGATAAAGAC GAAATCCCGGTGAATGACGGCATAGATCTTCTGCAGCTTGTCcttaattttgaaacaaaggATCCTCTCATCCTGTCCTGTGTGCTCACCAATGTCTCTGCTCTCTTCCCATTTGTCACTTACCGACCGGAATACCTACCACAAGTACTTTCCAAG ctgtttgcttCAGTTACCTTTGAAGTTGTAGAAGAAAGTAAG TTTGTTGTGTCTGTCCAGGCTCCTAGAACTCGAGCAGTGAAAAATGTGAGAAGGCATGCATGCTCCTCAATCATAAAGATGTGTCGGGATTACTCTCAGCTTGTCCTG CCAAACTTTGAGATGTTGTACAACCATGTAAAGCAGCTGCTCTCCAACGAGCTACTCCTGACACAGATGGAGAAGTGTGCACTTATGGAGGCCCTTGTCCTCATCAGCAACCAGTTCAAGGACTACGAGCGGCAGAAGGCTTTCCTGGAGGAGCTCATGGCCCCTGTTGCTGGCTTGTGGCTCTCCGCAGAGATGCAGAG AGTCCTCTCAGATCCTGAAGCCTTTATCTCGTACGTGGGTGCAGATAACAAAATTGCTGATCCAGTCTTGGAAGATCCTAGTGGCCTGAACCGCTCTAGA ATAAGCTTTTGTGTGTACACCATTTTGGGAGTCGTGAAGCGAGCTCGTTGGCCTGCTGCAATGGAAGAGGCAAAAGCTGGAGGATTCCTGGTTGGGTTCATGCCCAGTGGAACTCCGATCTACCGCAACCCCTGCACTGAGCAGGTCCTGAAGCTTTTTGACAACTTACTTGCTCTCATAAG GACTCACAACAATCTCTACATGCCAGAAATGGTGGCTAAGCTGGGGGAAACATTTGCAAAGGCTCTAGACATGCTGGAGGTGGAGAAGAATGCCATCCTAG GTctccctcagcctctgctgGAGCTTTATGACTCTCCTGTTTACAAAACAGTCTTAGAAAGGATGCAGGGTTTCTTTTGTACCCTCTACGACAACTG tttCCACATCCTGGGAAACGCAGGCCCTTCCATGCAGCAGGATTTCTACACCGTTGAGGGTCTTGCCACCCAACTCCTCAGCTCAGCTTTCACCAATCTCAACAACATTCCTGACTACAGGCTGCGTCCCATGCTCC GTGTGTTTGTGAAGCCCTTGGTACTCTCCTGCCCTCCAGAATACTACGAAACCCTTGTCTGCCCCATGCTGGGACCACTCTTTACCTATCTGCATGTG AGGTTGTCTCAGAAATGGCAAGTGATCAACCAGCGAAGCATGCTCTG TGAGGACGATGCTGCAGATGACAACCCGGAGTCTCAGGAGATGCTTGAGGAGCAGTTGGTCAGGCTGCTGACCCGAGAAGTCATGGATCTCATCA CCGTTTGCTGTGTTTCTAAGAAAGGGGCTGAGCACAactctgctgttgctgcagaCGGAGATG atgATGAAGCAATGGCCACAGAGGTGGCTCCTCCTGCCAGCGCAGAGCTCACCGAGCTTGGGAAGTGTCTGACGAAGCAGGAG GATGTTTGCACTGCTCTGCTGGTCACTGCCTATACGTCCCTCTCCTGGAAAGACACCTTGTCCTGCCAAAGAACCACAACCCAGCTTTGCTGGCCGCTGCTCAAACAG GTGCTTTCAGGGAACCTGCTGCCCGACGCCGTGTCCTGGTTTTTCACCAGCGTGCTGAAGGGCCTGCAGACTCACGGGCAGCACGACGGCTGCATGGCTGCTCTTGTCCACCTGGCGTTCCAGATCTACGAGGCCTTG
- the XPO5 gene encoding exportin-5 isoform X5, giving the protein MSAEQVSGLCEQLVKAVTVIMDPASTQRYRLEALKFCEEFKEKCPICVPCGLKLAEKTQTAIVRHFGLQILEHVVKFRWNNMPRLEKVYLKNNVMGLISNGTQSILEEESHIKDVLSRIVVEMIKREWPQHWPDMLKELDTLSKQGETQTELVMFILLRLAEDVVTFQTLPTQRRRDIQQTLTQNMEKIFSFLLTALQQNVNKYRRMKTDLAQEPKAQANCRVGIAALNTLAGYIDWVALSHITADNCKLLEMLCLLLNEPELQIGAAECLLIAVSRKGKLEDRKPLMVLFGDVAMHYILSAAQTADGEGLVEKHYVFLKRLCQVLCALGSQLCALLGSDSDVETPANFGKYLDSFLAFTTHPSQFLRSSTQITWGALFRHEVLSRDPLLLAMIPKYLRASMTNLVKVGFPSKADSPSCEYSRFDFDSDEDFNAFFNSFRAQQGEVMRMACRLDPRTGFQMAGEWLKYQLTAPVDTGPMNSKTGEGLCSIFSPSFVQWDAMTFFSESVISQMFRTLDKDEIPVNDGIDLLQLVLNFETKDPLILSCVLTNVSALFPFVTYRPEYLPQVLSKLFASVTFEVVEESKAPRTRAVKNVRRHACSSIIKMCRDYSQLVLPNFEMLYNHVKQLLSNELLLTQMEKCALMEALVLISNQFKDYERQKAFLEELMAPVAGLWLSAEMQRVLSDPEAFISYVGADNKIADPVLEDPSGLNRSRISFCVYTILGVVKRARWPAAMEEAKAGGFLVGFMPSGTPIYRNPCTEQVLKLFDNLLALIRTHNNLYMPEMVAKLGETFAKALDMLEVEKNAILGLPQPLLELYDSPVYKTVLERMQGFFCTLYDNCFHILGNAGPSMQQDFYTVEGLATQLLSSAFTNLNNIPDYRLRPMLRVFVKPLVLSCPPEYYETLVCPMLGPLFTYLHVRLSQKWQVINQRSMLCEDDAADDNPESQEMLEEQLVRLLTREVMDLITVCCVSKKGAEHNSAVAADGDDDEAMATEVAPPASAELTELGKCLTKQEDVCTALLVTAYTSLSWKDTLSCQRTTTQLCWPLLKQVLSGNLLPDAVSWFFTSVLKGLQTHGQHDGCMAALVHLAFQIYEALRPRYAELKAVMEQIPDIQKDSLEQFDSKLLNPALQKVADKRRKDHFKRLITGCIGKPLGEQFRKDVHIRNLPSLFKKVKPSLETDVLENEDGESLNTLFEP; this is encoded by the exons ATGTCGGCCGAGCAGGTGAGCGGCCTGTGCGAGCAGCTGGTGAAGGCCGTGACGGTGATCATGGACCCGGCCTCCACACAGCGCTACCGCCTGGAGGCGCTCAAG TTCTGCGAGGAGTTCAAGGAGAAGTGTCCCATCTGCGTGCCCTGCGGGCTGAAGCTGGCCGAGAAGACGCAGACGGCCATCGTCCGGCACTTCGGCCTGCAGATCCTGGAGCATGTGGTCAA GTTCCGCTGGAACAATATGCCTCGCCTGGAAAAGGTTTATCTAAAGAACAACGTCATGGGCCTCATATCCAAT GGAACTCAAAGTATTCTAGAGGAGGAAAGTCACATTAAGGATGTTCTGTCTCGCATCGTGGTGGAGATGATCAAGCGTGAATGGCCTCAGCACTGGCCTGACATGCTAAAGGAGCTGGATACCCTCTCCAAGCAAGGG GAAACTCAGACAGAACTGGTGATGTTCATCCTCCTACGTTTGGCAGAGGACGTGGTGACTTTCCAAACGCTGCCTACCCAGCGGCGACGAGATATCCAGCAAACCCTCACCCAGAACATGGAGAAGATCTTCAGCTTCCTACTAACTGCCCTGCAGCAGAATGTCAACAAGTACAGGCGCATG aaGACCGATCTGGCTCAGGAACCAAAG GCCCAGGCAAACTGCCGCGTGGGGATAGCAGCACTCAACACGCTGGCTGGCTACATTGACTGGGTGGCCCTGAGCCACATCACGGCAGACAACTGCAAGCTCTTGGAGATGTTGTGTCTGCTCCTAAATGAGCCTGAGCTCCAAATAGGAGCAGCAGAGTGTCTCCTAATTGCTGTCAGCAGGAAA GGGAAGCTGGAGGATCGGAAACCTCTGATGGTCTTGTTTGGAGATGTTGCCATGCACTACATTCTCTCTGCTGCTCA GACGGCAGATGGAGAAGGCCTGGTGGAGAAGCACTATGTTTTCTTGAAGAGACTTTGCCAAGTTTTGTGCGCATTGGGCAGCCAGCTGTGTGCATTGCTA GGCTCAGATTCTGATGTGGAAACACCTGCCAACTTTGGAAAATACCTTGACTCATTTTTAGCCTTCACAACCCACCCCAGCCAG TTTCTGCGATCCTCCACTCAGATCACGTGGGGAGCCCTTTTTCGGCACGAGGTTCTGTCTCGCGACCCCTTGTTGCTGGCGATGATCCCCAAGTACCTTCGTGCATCTATGACCAACCTCGTGAAG GTGGGCTTTCCCTCTAAAGCAGACAGCCCCAGTTGTGAATACTCTCGCTTTGATTTTGACAGCGACGAGGACTTCAATGCCTTCTTCAACT CTTTCCGAGCCCAGCAGGGGGAGGTGATGAGGATGGCTTGTCGTCTGGACCCTCGAACTGGCTTCCAAATGGCTGGTGAATGGCTGAAGTACCAGCTCACAGCTCCTGTTGATACCGGACCCATGAACT ctAAGACGGGTGAAGGTCTCTGCTCCATCTTCTCCCCATCCTTTGTGCAGTGGGATGCCATGACCTTCTTCTCAGAGAGTGTCATCAGCCAGATGTTTCGAACCCTGGATAAAGAC GAAATCCCGGTGAATGACGGCATAGATCTTCTGCAGCTTGTCcttaattttgaaacaaaggATCCTCTCATCCTGTCCTGTGTGCTCACCAATGTCTCTGCTCTCTTCCCATTTGTCACTTACCGACCGGAATACCTACCACAAGTACTTTCCAAG ctgtttgcttCAGTTACCTTTGAAGTTGTAGAAGAAAGTAAG GCTCCTAGAACTCGAGCAGTGAAAAATGTGAGAAGGCATGCATGCTCCTCAATCATAAAGATGTGTCGGGATTACTCTCAGCTTGTCCTG CCAAACTTTGAGATGTTGTACAACCATGTAAAGCAGCTGCTCTCCAACGAGCTACTCCTGACACAGATGGAGAAGTGTGCACTTATGGAGGCCCTTGTCCTCATCAGCAACCAGTTCAAGGACTACGAGCGGCAGAAGGCTTTCCTGGAGGAGCTCATGGCCCCTGTTGCTGGCTTGTGGCTCTCCGCAGAGATGCAGAG AGTCCTCTCAGATCCTGAAGCCTTTATCTCGTACGTGGGTGCAGATAACAAAATTGCTGATCCAGTCTTGGAAGATCCTAGTGGCCTGAACCGCTCTAGA ATAAGCTTTTGTGTGTACACCATTTTGGGAGTCGTGAAGCGAGCTCGTTGGCCTGCTGCAATGGAAGAGGCAAAAGCTGGAGGATTCCTGGTTGGGTTCATGCCCAGTGGAACTCCGATCTACCGCAACCCCTGCACTGAGCAGGTCCTGAAGCTTTTTGACAACTTACTTGCTCTCATAAG GACTCACAACAATCTCTACATGCCAGAAATGGTGGCTAAGCTGGGGGAAACATTTGCAAAGGCTCTAGACATGCTGGAGGTGGAGAAGAATGCCATCCTAG GTctccctcagcctctgctgGAGCTTTATGACTCTCCTGTTTACAAAACAGTCTTAGAAAGGATGCAGGGTTTCTTTTGTACCCTCTACGACAACTG tttCCACATCCTGGGAAACGCAGGCCCTTCCATGCAGCAGGATTTCTACACCGTTGAGGGTCTTGCCACCCAACTCCTCAGCTCAGCTTTCACCAATCTCAACAACATTCCTGACTACAGGCTGCGTCCCATGCTCC GTGTGTTTGTGAAGCCCTTGGTACTCTCCTGCCCTCCAGAATACTACGAAACCCTTGTCTGCCCCATGCTGGGACCACTCTTTACCTATCTGCATGTG AGGTTGTCTCAGAAATGGCAAGTGATCAACCAGCGAAGCATGCTCTG TGAGGACGATGCTGCAGATGACAACCCGGAGTCTCAGGAGATGCTTGAGGAGCAGTTGGTCAGGCTGCTGACCCGAGAAGTCATGGATCTCATCA CCGTTTGCTGTGTTTCTAAGAAAGGGGCTGAGCACAactctgctgttgctgcagaCGGAGATG atgATGAAGCAATGGCCACAGAGGTGGCTCCTCCTGCCAGCGCAGAGCTCACCGAGCTTGGGAAGTGTCTGACGAAGCAGGAG GATGTTTGCACTGCTCTGCTGGTCACTGCCTATACGTCCCTCTCCTGGAAAGACACCTTGTCCTGCCAAAGAACCACAACCCAGCTTTGCTGGCCGCTGCTCAAACAG GTGCTTTCAGGGAACCTGCTGCCCGACGCCGTGTCCTGGTTTTTCACCAGCGTGCTGAAGGGCCTGCAGACTCACGGGCAGCACGACGGCTGCATGGCTGCTCTTGTCCACCTGGCGTTCCAGATCTACGAGGCCTTG
- the XPO5 gene encoding exportin-5 isoform X4: MSAEQVSGLCEQLVKAVTVIMDPASTQRYRLEALKFCEEFKEKCPICVPCGLKLAEKTQTAIVRHFGLQILEHVVKFRWNNMPRLEKVYLKNNVMGLISNGTQSILEEESHIKDVLSRIVVEMIKREWPQHWPDMLKELDTLSKQGETQTELVMFILLRLAEDVVTFQTLPTQRRRDIQQTLTQNMEKIFSFLLTALQQNVNKYRRMVGAPQEQEALTTPQKTDLAQEPKAQANCRVGIAALNTLAGYIDWVALSHITADNCKLLEMLCLLLNEPELQIGAAECLLIAVSRKGKLEDRKPLMVLFGDVAMHYILSAAQTADGEGLVEKHYVFLKRLCQVLCALGSQLCALLGSDSDVETPANFGKYLDSFLAFTTHPSQFLRSSTQITWGALFRHEVLSRDPLLLAMIPKYLRASMTNLVKVGFPSKADSPSCEYSRFDFDSDEDFNAFFNSFRAQQGEVMRMACRLDPRTGFQMAGEWLKYQLTAPVDTGPMNSKTGEGLCSIFSPSFVQWDAMTFFSESVISQMFRTLDKDEIPVNDGIDLLQLVLNFETKDPLILSCVLTNVSALFPFVTYRPEYLPQVLSKLFASVTFEVVEESKPNFEMLYNHVKQLLSNELLLTQMEKCALMEALVLISNQFKDYERQKAFLEELMAPVAGLWLSAEMQRVLSDPEAFISYVGADNKIADPVLEDPSGLNRSRISFCVYTILGVVKRARWPAAMEEAKAGGFLVGFMPSGTPIYRNPCTEQVLKLFDNLLALIRTHNNLYMPEMVAKLGETFAKALDMLEVEKNAILGLPQPLLELYDSPVYKTVLERMQGFFCTLYDNCFHILGNAGPSMQQDFYTVEGLATQLLSSAFTNLNNIPDYRLRPMLRVFVKPLVLSCPPEYYETLVCPMLGPLFTYLHVRLSQKWQVINQRSMLCEDDAADDNPESQEMLEEQLVRLLTREVMDLITVCCVSKKGAEHNSAVAADGDDDEAMATEVAPPASAELTELGKCLTKQEDVCTALLVTAYTSLSWKDTLSCQRTTTQLCWPLLKQVLSGNLLPDAVSWFFTSVLKGLQTHGQHDGCMAALVHLAFQIYEALRPRYAELKAVMEQIPDIQKDSLEQFDSKLLNPALQKVADKRRKDHFKRLITGCIGKPLGEQFRKDVHIRNLPSLFKKVKPSLETDVLENEDGESLNTLFEP; the protein is encoded by the exons ATGTCGGCCGAGCAGGTGAGCGGCCTGTGCGAGCAGCTGGTGAAGGCCGTGACGGTGATCATGGACCCGGCCTCCACACAGCGCTACCGCCTGGAGGCGCTCAAG TTCTGCGAGGAGTTCAAGGAGAAGTGTCCCATCTGCGTGCCCTGCGGGCTGAAGCTGGCCGAGAAGACGCAGACGGCCATCGTCCGGCACTTCGGCCTGCAGATCCTGGAGCATGTGGTCAA GTTCCGCTGGAACAATATGCCTCGCCTGGAAAAGGTTTATCTAAAGAACAACGTCATGGGCCTCATATCCAAT GGAACTCAAAGTATTCTAGAGGAGGAAAGTCACATTAAGGATGTTCTGTCTCGCATCGTGGTGGAGATGATCAAGCGTGAATGGCCTCAGCACTGGCCTGACATGCTAAAGGAGCTGGATACCCTCTCCAAGCAAGGG GAAACTCAGACAGAACTGGTGATGTTCATCCTCCTACGTTTGGCAGAGGACGTGGTGACTTTCCAAACGCTGCCTACCCAGCGGCGACGAGATATCCAGCAAACCCTCACCCAGAACATGGAGAAGATCTTCAGCTTCCTACTAACTGCCCTGCAGCAGAATGTCAACAAGTACAGGCGCATG GTTGGAGCACCCCAGGAACAAGAAGCCCTCACCACTCCACAG aaGACCGATCTGGCTCAGGAACCAAAG GCCCAGGCAAACTGCCGCGTGGGGATAGCAGCACTCAACACGCTGGCTGGCTACATTGACTGGGTGGCCCTGAGCCACATCACGGCAGACAACTGCAAGCTCTTGGAGATGTTGTGTCTGCTCCTAAATGAGCCTGAGCTCCAAATAGGAGCAGCAGAGTGTCTCCTAATTGCTGTCAGCAGGAAA GGGAAGCTGGAGGATCGGAAACCTCTGATGGTCTTGTTTGGAGATGTTGCCATGCACTACATTCTCTCTGCTGCTCA GACGGCAGATGGAGAAGGCCTGGTGGAGAAGCACTATGTTTTCTTGAAGAGACTTTGCCAAGTTTTGTGCGCATTGGGCAGCCAGCTGTGTGCATTGCTA GGCTCAGATTCTGATGTGGAAACACCTGCCAACTTTGGAAAATACCTTGACTCATTTTTAGCCTTCACAACCCACCCCAGCCAG TTTCTGCGATCCTCCACTCAGATCACGTGGGGAGCCCTTTTTCGGCACGAGGTTCTGTCTCGCGACCCCTTGTTGCTGGCGATGATCCCCAAGTACCTTCGTGCATCTATGACCAACCTCGTGAAG GTGGGCTTTCCCTCTAAAGCAGACAGCCCCAGTTGTGAATACTCTCGCTTTGATTTTGACAGCGACGAGGACTTCAATGCCTTCTTCAACT CTTTCCGAGCCCAGCAGGGGGAGGTGATGAGGATGGCTTGTCGTCTGGACCCTCGAACTGGCTTCCAAATGGCTGGTGAATGGCTGAAGTACCAGCTCACAGCTCCTGTTGATACCGGACCCATGAACT ctAAGACGGGTGAAGGTCTCTGCTCCATCTTCTCCCCATCCTTTGTGCAGTGGGATGCCATGACCTTCTTCTCAGAGAGTGTCATCAGCCAGATGTTTCGAACCCTGGATAAAGAC GAAATCCCGGTGAATGACGGCATAGATCTTCTGCAGCTTGTCcttaattttgaaacaaaggATCCTCTCATCCTGTCCTGTGTGCTCACCAATGTCTCTGCTCTCTTCCCATTTGTCACTTACCGACCGGAATACCTACCACAAGTACTTTCCAAG ctgtttgcttCAGTTACCTTTGAAGTTGTAGAAGAAAGTAAG CCAAACTTTGAGATGTTGTACAACCATGTAAAGCAGCTGCTCTCCAACGAGCTACTCCTGACACAGATGGAGAAGTGTGCACTTATGGAGGCCCTTGTCCTCATCAGCAACCAGTTCAAGGACTACGAGCGGCAGAAGGCTTTCCTGGAGGAGCTCATGGCCCCTGTTGCTGGCTTGTGGCTCTCCGCAGAGATGCAGAG AGTCCTCTCAGATCCTGAAGCCTTTATCTCGTACGTGGGTGCAGATAACAAAATTGCTGATCCAGTCTTGGAAGATCCTAGTGGCCTGAACCGCTCTAGA ATAAGCTTTTGTGTGTACACCATTTTGGGAGTCGTGAAGCGAGCTCGTTGGCCTGCTGCAATGGAAGAGGCAAAAGCTGGAGGATTCCTGGTTGGGTTCATGCCCAGTGGAACTCCGATCTACCGCAACCCCTGCACTGAGCAGGTCCTGAAGCTTTTTGACAACTTACTTGCTCTCATAAG GACTCACAACAATCTCTACATGCCAGAAATGGTGGCTAAGCTGGGGGAAACATTTGCAAAGGCTCTAGACATGCTGGAGGTGGAGAAGAATGCCATCCTAG GTctccctcagcctctgctgGAGCTTTATGACTCTCCTGTTTACAAAACAGTCTTAGAAAGGATGCAGGGTTTCTTTTGTACCCTCTACGACAACTG tttCCACATCCTGGGAAACGCAGGCCCTTCCATGCAGCAGGATTTCTACACCGTTGAGGGTCTTGCCACCCAACTCCTCAGCTCAGCTTTCACCAATCTCAACAACATTCCTGACTACAGGCTGCGTCCCATGCTCC GTGTGTTTGTGAAGCCCTTGGTACTCTCCTGCCCTCCAGAATACTACGAAACCCTTGTCTGCCCCATGCTGGGACCACTCTTTACCTATCTGCATGTG AGGTTGTCTCAGAAATGGCAAGTGATCAACCAGCGAAGCATGCTCTG TGAGGACGATGCTGCAGATGACAACCCGGAGTCTCAGGAGATGCTTGAGGAGCAGTTGGTCAGGCTGCTGACCCGAGAAGTCATGGATCTCATCA CCGTTTGCTGTGTTTCTAAGAAAGGGGCTGAGCACAactctgctgttgctgcagaCGGAGATG atgATGAAGCAATGGCCACAGAGGTGGCTCCTCCTGCCAGCGCAGAGCTCACCGAGCTTGGGAAGTGTCTGACGAAGCAGGAG GATGTTTGCACTGCTCTGCTGGTCACTGCCTATACGTCCCTCTCCTGGAAAGACACCTTGTCCTGCCAAAGAACCACAACCCAGCTTTGCTGGCCGCTGCTCAAACAG GTGCTTTCAGGGAACCTGCTGCCCGACGCCGTGTCCTGGTTTTTCACCAGCGTGCTGAAGGGCCTGCAGACTCACGGGCAGCACGACGGCTGCATGGCTGCTCTTGTCCACCTGGCGTTCCAGATCTACGAGGCCTTG